One Malania oleifera isolate guangnan ecotype guangnan chromosome 9, ASM2987363v1, whole genome shotgun sequence DNA segment encodes these proteins:
- the LOC131164124 gene encoding auxin-responsive protein SAUR36-like, producing MRKIRGFKLGHGLLKGFKRVLRQKTRASGYQRLAQPICGNKAMSVICKWGRKAKELCSTKRGSRYIRVGNDPVDAKPGGVPKGHLAVYVGEKDDDTHRFLVPVVYFNHPLFAELLKEAEKEYGFDHPGRITLPCRISDFQSVRMKIAAGENCRRRS from the coding sequence ATGAGGAAAATCAGAGGTTTCAAGCTAGGGCACGGGCTCTTGAAAGGCTTCAAAAGGGTTCTCCGGCAGAAGACGAGGGCTTCGGGGTATCAGCGCCTGGCCCAACCAATCTGTGGGAATAAAGCCATGTCCGTAATCTGCAAATGGGGTCGCAAAGCGAAGGAGCTCTGTTCTACAAAGCGGGGTTCGCGCTACATCCGAGTGGGTAATGACCCGGTGGATGCAAAACCAGGGGGTGTTCCGAAGGGACACCTGGCCGTGTACGTGGGCGAGAAGGATGACGATACGCACAGGTTCTTAGTTCCTGTGGTGTACTTCAACCACCCATTGTTTGCGGAGTTGCTGAAGGAGGCTGAGAAGGAATACGGGTTCGATCATCCGGGTCGGATCACCCTGCCCTGCCGGATATCGGACTTTCAGAGCGTCCGGATGAAGATTGCCGCAGGGGAAAATTGCAGGAGAAGGAGCTGA